The Panicum hallii strain FIL2 chromosome 9, PHallii_v3.1, whole genome shotgun sequence genome has a window encoding:
- the LOC112875968 gene encoding glucan endo-1,3-beta-glucosidase 3, producing MKKLLFVFLLLLLGVAAVHGEDGAYIGVNIGTAMSSVPAPTQITTLLRSQNIRHVRLYDADPAMLAALANTGIRVIVSVPNEQLLAIGNSNATAANWVARNVAAHFPAVNITAIAVGSEVLSAQPNAAPLLMPAMRYLQNALVAAALDRYIKISTPHSSSIILDSFPPSQAFFNRSLDNVLVPMLKFLQSTGSPLMLNVYPYYDYMRSNGVIPLDYALFRPLPPNKEAVDANTLLHYTNVFDAVVDAAYFAMAYLNVTNVPVMVTETGWPHKGDPSSEPDATSDNADTYNSNLIRHVMNSTGTPKHPGVAVPTYIYELYDEDTRPGSASEKYWGLFDMNGIPAYTLHLTGSGVLLANDTTNQTYCVAREGADPKMLQAALDWACGPGKVDCSALTQGQPCYEPDTVEAHATYAFNAYYHGMGMGSGTCYFSGVAVITTTDPSHGSCVYSGKNGSALLNGTSLAPSSNSTEGGSGAHRAVGDVSALARVVSAVLLLSVLLL from the exons GTGCGTACATCGGCGTGAACATTGGCACGGCCATGTCGTCGGTGCCGGCGCCGACGCAGATCACGACGCTGCTCCGCTCGCAGAACATCCGCCACGTCCGCCTCTACGACGCCGACCCGGCGATGCTGGCGGCGCTCGCCAACACCGGCATCCGCGTCATCGTCTCCGTACCCAACGAGCAGCTGCTCGCCATCGgcaactccaacgccacggCGGCCAACTGGGTGGCGCGCAATGTGGCCGCGCACTTCCCCGCCGTCAACATCACGGCCATCGCCGTGGGGTCCGAGGTGCTCTCCGCGCAGCCCAACGCCGCGCCGCTGCTCATGCCAGCCATGCGCTACCTCCAGAACGCGCTGGTGGCCGCGGCGCTGGACCGGTACATCAAGATCTCCACGCCGCACTCCTCGTCCATCATCCTCGACTCCTTCCCGCCGTCGCAGGCCTTCTTCAACCGGTCGCTGGACAACGTGCTCGTGCCCATGCTCAAGTTCCTGCAGTCCACGGGGTCGCCACTCATGCTCAACGTGTACCCCTACTACGACTACATGCGCTCCAACGGCGTCATCCCGCTGGACTACGCGCTGTTCCGGCCGCTGCCACCGAACAAGGAGGCCGTGGACGCCAACACCCTGCTGCACTACACCAACGTCTTCGATGCAGTCGTGGACGCCGCCTACTTTGCCATGGCGTACCTCAACGTCACCAACGTGCCGGTGATGGTGACTGAGACCGGGTGGCCGCACAAGGGCGATCCCTCCTCCGAGCCCGACGCCACCTCCGACAACGCCGACACCTACAACAGCAACCTCATCCGGCACGTGATGAACAGCACCGGCACACCGAAGCACcccggcgtggccgtgccgacCTACATCTACGAGCTGTACGACGAGGACACCCGGCCGGGGTCGGCATCGGAGAAGTACTGGGGCTTGTTCGACATGAATGGCATCCCTGCGTACACCCTGCACCTGACGGGCTCCGGCGTGCTGCTGGCCAACGACACGACGAACCAGACCTACTGCGTGGCGCGGGAGGGCGCGGACCCGAAGATGCTGCAGGCCGCGCTGGACTGGGCGTGCGGCCCCGGGAAGGTGGACTGCTCCGCGCTGACGCAGGGGCAGCCGTGCTACGAGCCGGACACCGTGGAGGCGCACGCGACGTACGCCTTCAACGCCTACTACCACGGCATGGGGATGGGCTCCGGGACGTGCTACTTCAGCGGCGTCGCCGTGATCACGACGACCGACCCAA GCCATGGATCCTGCGTCTACTCTGGGAAGAACGGGTCGGCGTTGCTGAACGGCACCTCGCTGGCGCCGTCGTCCAACTCCACGGAGGGTGGCTCCGGCGCGCACCGGGCGGTCGGCGACGTCTCGGCTCTCGCCCGCGTCGTCTCCGCCGTGCTGCTCTTGAGCGTCCTCCTTTTGTAG